The Doryrhamphus excisus isolate RoL2022-K1 chromosome 22, RoL_Dexc_1.0, whole genome shotgun sequence genome segment tacacatatatatatatatatacagatgtAACATATAGTACACTACAAGTGTAAACATTGCCATGTACGGCGTGTCCCACCTAAAAGAGGTGTGAGGGCTGGTGGCCGGCGTGGTCTGCTTCGACGAGGACGTCACGGTGCCACCGAGGGCGTCGCCGACGGAGCGGTCGTCCGGTGTGTTGGCGCCGCTGTCCTGCGGGGTGGGCTGCTTGCTGATGGACTCCATACGAGAGCTGAggtgaagagtttttttttcgtGAGGAAATCACCACTGTCGCTTTGGATAAATTTTAACCGCTACCTGGATAGAGAGTGATTCCCCAACTGGAACATGTGAGGATTGTACTGAGCCAAGATGGTGACGGTGTCGCACTGCTGACCGATCACCAAGCGCGCCTGCTGTTCGTTTGCATTGCGCAAGTTTATCCCATTAAACTGGACgcaaaaagacacatttgtcAGATACataagtgacaaaaaaacacaagtgggACCGGGGGCTATACCTCTAGGAGCTGGTCTCCGTACTCCAAATGAGCTTGGTAGGCGATGCTTCCCGCCGTCACTTTGGATACGAAAACGCCGCCGTTCTCACCGCTCACGATGGAGATCCCCAGCGGTTCCGCGCCTTTCTGCACCGTCACATTACGTGGCTCCTCCAGATAAGGTCTCAGATAAGGAAAAGAACAGATTTACTTCAAAAGACAGCAGTAAGTTGGTATTGAGTTCTGGAGCAGCTAGCCttcgagatcttccagacttTGCACCTCTCCCTGCAATATTTCCACCCAAACTGTCCCGCCTTTTGTCGACCtcactgcgctgtgattggtcacgcaGACTATGCACACACAGCTTGtgcctgggcatgcccatatacaGAAGTCCGGGTTGCACTGACGTCAGTGGATGctttcagggctcaattccaaatCTTATTATTTGATGAGTTGGCATTAtttaacacaacaatacaacattgtaacaatgttgtaagaaacaaacaaaagaggaaaaccatcataggtcccctttaactggggaaaaaattaaaattctaCGCATTTGgttcaatatttttaataataataataataataataataggcgggcggcacggtggtctaggggttagcgcgtagacctcacagctaggagaccagggttcaatcccaccctcgggcatctctgtgtggagtttgcatgttgtccctgtgcatgcgtgggttttctccgggtactccggtttcctcccacattccaaaaacatgctaggttaattagccactccaaattgtaccataggtatgaatgtgagtgtgaatggttgtttgtctatatgtgccctgtgattggctggcgaccagtctagggtgtaccccgccttacgcccgaagacagctgggataggctccagcaccccccgcgacccttgtgaggaaaagcggtagaaaatgaatgaatgaatgaataataataataggcagtATTCTGGTGTCTGGTGACTTACAAAGGCGAGTTGTCTTTAACTAGTATTAATAAAagttcatgaatgaataaaaatgttggaCTTTGGAGGCTCTTCTGTAGTAAATACAGGTCAGCTTAATGTGTTTTAACCAATTATCAAGGCAGCCAATACGTAAACGTAATTAAATGTAGCGTTCAGTCGTCCATGTTTTTCGTTAATGACATCACAGCCTCCAAATGTTATATTTCCGACTTCTGAGCAGCCTTGATCGCAATGTAATTCTGTTTCCAAAACAGTAAACATGCATGGCTAGTCCTGGCGGTGTCAAAACACGCCAATCCTACGGAACGTGCAAGTCAAAGCCACGCTAAAGTGCAACcggtgtgcatttttttttttttttttgcagcgcaACAAACCTCAAGCACCGTAAAGAGAGGAACTTAGGTCTCGCTGCCTGCCGACGCCTGACACAGGTGTTAGAAACGAATCTGGCAGGAAGACGAAGTGAGAgagaaagggggtggggggtggggggggggagacagaTTGCTGGTTTTAATAAGCAGCAGAGAGGAAAATTGAAGAGAAACGAATTAATCACAAAAGAAGAGGCACTTCATCAAAACAGACAAAGGTGTAGAGGAAGAGAGAAATGGCTGCTAAACGACCCAGATGAGTGGCAggtggggacggggggggggcgccCATCCATACCCATCCTTACCCATCCTTCCGGCCGTCACCAACTGGAGCAGGACTGACGGATATCCTGAGCTGGGTGGAGATGGAGTTTGTGGATTGGCTGCTGGCGAAGGAGGACGTATCCAGGGTGGCGGGGGATTTGGGTGGTGTCGTCGGGGAGCTGCACTCGGAAAGACAGCGGGAGCCTGGAGGTGGGGGGTTTGGTAgtggtttagtttattttaataaagttcCATtgtacatcattcattcattcattcattttctaccgcttttcctcacgagggtcgcggggggtgctggagcctatcccagctgtcttcgggcgtaaggcggggtacaccctggactggtcgccagccaatcacagggcacatatagacaaacaaccattcacactcacattcatacctatggacaatttggagtcgccagttaacctagcatgtttttggaatgtgggaggaaaccggagtacccggagaaaacccacgcatgcacggggagaacatgcaaactccacacagagatgcccgagggtgggattgaaccctggtctcctagctgtgaggtctcatTGTACATCAAGATGTCCAAAAATAACTTATTGTGAGGTCGGAACTAGGAATTTGATGTCAGTCCCGGTTCCAATCGATGCTCGAGACTTGATGCCCAACCTTAGTAAACACATTCAGTACCTAGGTCAGATCCAGTGGAGCCCGGGTAACAAATTGGCGTAATCTTGATGCGCTCGGCCTTGAACTGCAACGCACTCAGGGagcctaattttttttttttttttaaacacagaaaTTAGCAATTACTGAAAAatggaacagaaaaaaaatgtcattttagcgtCTATTATATATACCCAGTCTGGAGGGGAGGGAGTGTGTGTTGTGCGGCGCCTGGCTGGAGTTGCTCTCGCCAGCATCCCCAGTCAGCTTGTAGTTGAGGTCCACACTGTGCCGACCTTGATGCTGAGGACTAAAAGCGGAGTGAGGTTAGAGCGCTGTTGCATTTACCTTCTGTAGAAAcgattaaaaattaattcagcGTAAATATGATGAATCGGGGTTAGAAAGTACACACCTCGCATGTGAATACATGTGCTTATTCGAGGTGGGCGATGGGGGACAGTTGCTGGTCTCGTGGCTCCAGGTGGTGTAGACCGGGTTCCTTATCACAGCCGTCTTGGCCGAGCATGGAGTTAAACCTCGCTGTGCTGCATCTTTAAAGGAGCAAGCCAAAACAAATGAGTATAATATACAGTTCCATTGAAAAGTGTGGGGATAGTTTGACATGATATTGGatgacaaagtgtctccaaTATTTTGTCGGGTACTGGAAAAAAAAGCGGGAGACGTCCTGGTGACTTACGTGCCACGACGCTGTTGTAGCTGGGTGGCGCAAAGTGCATGCTGTACCGATTGTTTCTCATCGGGGAGAAGCGTAGCAGGTCCATCGGCTCTGGCGAGTGCTCGTCATTCGAGAAACTTTGAACCTGtacgaaagaaaaaaaagtcaaatgcacACTGATAGAAGTTACTCACAGctaaacataattaaaataacaGATGGGCAACAGAATACTAAATAAACtattacaaaaaacattaactatatttattttaaattaatttttatatttgtatttaatttttatttgaaattagtattttacagtattttttaaattgtatttaatttgcatttatttattttattattattaataatattaattattataattaataatattattattattattattatttattgagctgtattcaatttaataaattaatatccagtattatttttatattttattgtatttaatttttatttgaaattagtattttacagtattttttaaattttatttactttgtatttatttattttattattattattaataataattattattataattcataatgatattattattatttattgagctgtattcaatttaataaattaatatccagtattatttttataatattttattgtatttaatttttatttgaaattagtattttacagtattttttaaattttatttaatttgcatttatttattttattattattaataatattaattgttataattaataatgatattattattattatttattgagcTGTGttcaatttaataaattaatatccagtattatttttataatattttattgtattatttaatttttatttgaaattagtattttacagtattttttaaattttatttaatttgcatttatttattttattattaataataataataattattattataattcataatgatattattattattattatttattgagctgtattcaatttaataaattaatatccagtattatttttataatattttattgtattatttaatttttatttgaaattagtattttacagtattttttaaatgttatttaatttgcatttattttaattattattattataattaataatgatattattattattattattatcattatttattgagctgtattcaatttaataaatgaatatccAGTAGCAATATTAAACATACATTAGATATATTATGatttaatatgaaatatttaagaatatttgattaattatactgtatgtgtatgtttggcTGTGGATTCTATCCTCGTACCTGCATTGGAACGGGAATGTGTAAAGGAGTCACATTCCGTCCCCGTGCCGGAGCAGATTTCGGCCGGTACCTCCTCTTTTCGGGCTCCCTGTGTTGAGGCCTGTCCTCCTCCATTTGCATCTTGCCTTCTCTTTGAGGAGGAGCGACGTAATAGAGCGTCTGCCCGGCTTCTCCCTCCATGACCGGACTGCTTCCTCTTGTCGGAGATTCCCGGAGAGTGGACTCGGACACAGAGCTGTTCTGCTGGGAATGTTTGAAACGAAACGAGTCGCTCCTGGCCGGCGGGGTGGGCGGAGCTTGTGTAGATTCCACTAATGAGCCCTGCGGTGAGTGTTTCGATAGTTGGGATAGTGACATGTAGTCCAGTTTCGGGGGCCCATCCGGCCTCCTGAAGGTGTTCGTGTCAAAGATGGACTTCCTTTGTTTGGTTCTCTTGTAGATGGAGAGCTGTGCACACTCCGGCATGGACGCTCCGGCAATGACTTTGGGCCACGTGCCTCCGCCAGCCTTCCCCGAAGGAGGAGCACAGCCAGGGAGAACAGGAGTGAAGGAGAAGGGGCAATGGTGGGAGTTCTGCCTCCTGTAGCACAACTCCGCCAGGGGTTCAGAGGGACTGCGGGAGTGCAGGGAATCTTCGGAGAAGGGTTTGTGCTGGCGAACGCAGCCACCGCCGTCGTCGTCGTCCGGGTTGCTCGGGTGGCGGCACGCTTCCTCACAGGTGCAGCCGTCGGTCTGCGTGGAGCAGTTGTGCTTGGAGCACGCGTGCTTGGAGTTGTGGCAGTTTCTGGCGTGCACATCGCAGGGCTGGAGACGGGGGGCCGAGTCCCTCGCGCTTTCAAACAAACTCTGGCCTGAGCAACTCTGCGGCAGGAACTGTCAAGAATTTGAGGAAAAGTcagagatcttctatatgacaggagtgctcagctgttttttttaaggaactactgcaaaaacaatcaTAGATCATCTATGTGACAAAGGATGCTGATGTTTTAAGGAAGTACTGCAAAAGATCCCGTGTAAGACAAGAGCGTTCTGCTGCAGAAATTACCCATCAAAGACTACAAAACAGGGGCAATATTCTGTTTTTAGGGAACTacttcaaaaacacaagtcaaagttCTATCGGCATGGACACTCTGCTTGTTTTAAAGTTgtgaaaaaacacaagtcaaagatcttgtATGTGACAGAAATGCAAAAACACCAGCGTAAGACCTGTCCTTAAGACAGGTACTACTGGAACTACTACAGGaagtactacaaaaaaaaagagttgaagggaacctattatgctttttcattttttctgacctataaatgttgttagaatgttgtattctcgtgctaaacgatgccaaatgtcatttccttatatgggcgtgcccgggtactagctgtacaagctgagtggcaccaatcacagcggagggTGTGTACCCAAAGATGGCCGTGgtgggaataaattaaaagaccgttttggaaatcaaaagaaatacagctggataggtgcagattctggaagacctagaaagctttctgtgtaagctgctctataggagtccacaactcaatacgaaagggccaaaaaattagcataaaaggtcccatttaaagaaaaaaaaacaaaatattactgCAAAATgactttcatacatttttaaagaacaatgactgcaaaaacgctcgtcaaagatcctctatgtgacaggagcgctttgctgtttATTCAGAAACTactgcactgtactgtactgtactggagCACGCTAGTATTTCTTAGAAGTCATCACCTTGGCGAGCGAGACGCAGAGGGACTCGCGGCAGGTCCTCAGAAGAGCTTCGCATTCGGGGAGCGACTTGTTGTCTAGTGAGATGCCATTAAtctgaaatgtgaaaaaaaaaacattagaaatatttatataataaaaaatacatgaaaaatcaGACCTTTCAATCGCTCATCGATTTTCATACGTGCATGTAAAcaggaggctttttttttttactcttttgaacaaatattgttttgagaagtgATCCCACCAAGTAACCATCACCAAAATATGACCAGAAATCAAGACAAGACAGtttaaaaaatctgaactatccctttaagagtaaaaaaaaatggagtattCTCTAATGTAGAATCTGCCCAAAATATATTACAACATATTTTGGTTCACATGCATAATTTAATAAGATCCAATACTAAATCTcactttataaaaataataatgttcatttcttaaatattaatttgacAATATATATCATTTGTATTTCATCTGAAGAGAAGGTTTTGATTTTGCACACAGCTGACTTTGCACAGCTGTACATCACattgaccagcagggggcgcaaAATGACCTTTACAGATCCCAGAAATGTCCCTCCCCAGTTGCATACTAACCGCTATCAGCCTGTCCCCGACTGTGAGAGCATTGTCTCTGACGGCTGGACTGCCGGGCGCCAGCGAGGCGACAAACACTCCGCTCTCCACGCCGATGCCGCATTCTGAAAGGAGAATGTCATTAAAAGTCTTTTCAATTGTAACTTCAATAGCAATTTTGTAAATTTAAGGCGTATTTGCAACCTTactaacagttttttttacctttgtgtCCGGCCAGATTTATCTGTACCGGCGTGATGACGCGTCCTCCCATAGATTTCCTCCTGCGGACCACCATATTGATGACGCCTTCGCCGCTCAGCACCGCCTTGATGGCCTGCTTCCTGTCCTTATTGGCCAGGTCCACATTGTTGATCTTCAGCAGCCAGTCGTTCACCCTGCACGGCGGCATACGAATCAACACGTCCGATTCATCACTGTATggatatttaaatttaaatttacctCAATCGTCCCTCTGCAACACTTCCTTTGTCCACTTTACTAACGAACACGCCGCAGTCTCCGGGTAAATACGGATCGTTTAACCCCTCCGCAATATCAAAGCCAAGTGCTTTCAAATCCATGTCCTGAAATCAAACAAAGTTCATGGAACACAAgcgcaaataataataataataataataattcagttcatggcggcacggtggtctaggggttagcgcgcagacctcacagctaggagaccagggttcaatcccaccctcgggcatctctgtgtggagtttgcatgttctccccgtgcatgcgtgggttttctccgggtactccggtttcctcccacattccaaaaacatgctaggttaattagcgactccaaattgtccataggtatgaatgtgagtgtgaatggttgtttgtctatatgtgccctgtgattggctggccaccagtccagggtgtaccccgccttacgcccgaagacagctgggataggctccagcaccccccgcgaccctcgtgaggaaaagcggtagaaaatgaatgaatgaatgaatgcagttcATCGCCGACTCACTCTGCGCTTCTCAAACTCTACAACTTCCGTCTCCCATTCAACCGAGTCCATATCGATGGCGGAATCGTGCGAGCTGTGAGCCATCAGATGACGAAACCGCGCCTCCTTTTCCAACTGGTCCTCCATTTTTTCCCTgcggaagacaaaaaaaacaacattgagtaCGGTTTATTTGCAGTTAATGAGGAGGATAGTGTTTGCAAAATGACtacaggcaagaggcggggtacacgctggactggtggccagccaatcacagggcacatatagtcaaacaaccattcacactcacattcatgcatgAATATGCATTgactgcacggggagaacatgcaaactccacacagagatggccgagggtggaattgaactcgggtcttctagctgtgaggcctgcacgctaaccactcctccaccgtgcagcctctataCAAACATGTGAGACCAAATCCTTTATGAAGTGGTTTGCCGTTTTTTAAGGAACTACTGCAAAtcagtagtcaaagatcttcaatGTGACAGCAGTGTGGTTctctttttaaagaaataaacgcaaaaaaaataaaaatagtcaaagattgtctaggCAACAGGAGAGCTCTGTTGTTTAAGAAactacatgcaaaaaaaaaacaagttaaaaatcctctttatgacagaggtttgctgtttttaaggaccaattgcaaaaatactgatccaagattctctatatgaccaaagagctttgctgtttttaagaaactaatgcaaaaaaaaaataaaaccacaagtcaaagatcctatgaCAACAACAGTTTATAAGTTtataaggatctactgcaaaaaatgtacTCCAAGATCCTCTACTTGACAGTAGAAGTCTGTTGTTTTTgaagacctactgcaaaaaaagtctggtcaaagatcctctatgtgagaGGAGAGATCTGCTCTTTTTAAAAGGacctattgcaaaaatattAGTCACAGTCTGGTCACGTGCTGTCCACGGACTACCGGTTGGACATCCCTACTTCTCAAGTCGATGTACGGTCCTGAGACGTAATTCCGAACGACTCACTTCAGCTCCTTGAGCTCACGCGCAGCATCGTTCTTCTGCTTCCTGGTGTCATCCAGGTTCCTCAGCACGTCTGCCAGGTCGCTCACAGCCCTGTCCCTCTCTCGCCTCAGGTTGTCACACAACGTACTAGCGAGTGGATAAAAAGAtaacaaaatattaatacatttattgatATGAATGGAGTGTCGTTTCTTCTGCATCCTCACCGTACGCTTTCCCTCTCTGCCACTATCTTATCCCTCTCCTGGAAGGCCCAATCCCGTCGACACTTGGCCACCTCCGCCTCCTGCAAGGCCTCCTTCAGCTCCTGGCTGATGGCCTCGTACTGCTTCCTCAGCATCTCAATCTCCTTGTTGGCTCTCTCCATGTCCAGAGTGGCCGAGTCTTGTTTCTGGAAGAGAAACAGCTCTTTCGAGTCTTCTCGACTTTTGCTTTTACGGTGATGGATTTATTTGTTACAATGAAGTGCATCACTCCCATTAACATGGAGGAGAAACtatatttactcatttctaacaTAGTCCACAGCACCGCATAAGACCAGCTCTCACGCAATATGAATGATGTTGAATAATCTTCACTATTTAACACTTTTAATGCACATCATCAAAAGTGCCTATTTGTTCATCTAATGCACACAGAACAACAAACAACTTTATGTTGTAGCGTAGCCTCTTTTGTACTGTACTGCCGGTTGGCTGTGATTGTTCACATGAGGCATTAGATGGCATTACGTAAATGTCAGTGTTCAACGCTAATGTAGTaatattggggtttttttgttgtttttttttaattcacgtACCCCTTATGGCAatccccactttgggaacctatgaattaaaaaaataaaaaaatgacaaaaaaaagtatattgcaAGAATGTCCAAAATTAAAGTAATCGGGGgccatttaattttttaatttaattttatttatttttttcagttttaatttTGTTCAACGCTAATGtagtaatgctgttttttttttgtttgtttttttaaattcacgTACCCCTTATGGCAATCCCCACTTTGAGAACCtaggaattaaaaaaattaaaaaatgacaaaaaaaaaaaagtatattgcaAGGATGTCCAAAATTAAAGTAATCGGGggccatttaatttttttatttaattttatttatttttttaattttttcagttttaatttTGTTCAACGCTAATGtagtaatgctgttttttttttgtttgtttttttaaattcacgTACCCCTTATGGCAatccccactttgggaacctaggaattaaaaaaaataaaaaatgacaaaaaaaagtatattgcaAGGATGTCCAAAATTAAAGTAATCGGgggtcatttaatttttttatttaattttatttatttatttttttcagttttaatttTGTTCAACGCTAATGtagtaatgctgtttttttttgtttgttttttttaattcacgtACCCCTTATGGCAATCCCCACTTTGAGAACCtaggaattaaaaaaattaaaaaatgacaaaaaaaaaaagtatattgcaAGGATGTCCAAAATTAAAGTAATCAGGggccatttaatttttttatttaattttatttattttttttaattttttcagttttaatttTGTTCAACGCTAATGtagtaatgctgttttttttttttaaattcacgtACCCCTTATGGCAATCCCCACTTTGAGAACCtaggaattaaaaaaattaaaaaatgacaaaaaaaagtatattgcaAGGATGTCCAAAATTAAAGCAATCGGGgtccatttaatttttttatttaatttaattaattttttttcagttttaattttgtttaagaaatgctaaaaaaaatacataatattgtttttagtATAGCAACagttttcttattatattacaCCTTTGtactatttttaatgttattaaaaaaataataatatttttgtctcCCCAATGctgctatttttaattttattattttaattatattttatttaatttgtatgtGTGTCACAATACCTagtgagattaaaaaataaaatgtcttgtTGGCACCAGGCCTCTAACTATAAAGGTTTCAGCACCCTGGGATGTTTGTTCCataaaacaacagcatgaatggagtgagcccatTTCAGAGTGTAACCTAGTAGAAATTACAATAAGCATGTATTGTCAAATGTAACGTTTCTGTTGTATTATTCCCTAAAAGCAGTCGCTGCCAATGAGTGTCTCGGTCCTCGTCCTACAAAACTTAACGTGAAACGCTTGTTTTGGGTGATTTGCCGCAGTTGCAAGTGGGTCAGCTGTAGTGTAATTACACACAAATCTCTCAGCGCTTTCCCTctaaacagaaaataaacacagcgtTAGGGAGAGCAGTAATTACGCTCATGGCTAAACTGACTCCTATTGAGGATGGATTTAGCTTTTCCGAATTAATCGCTGATCGTTTGTAATACAAGAATGTGAACATAATGTGCGGAACCGTGCCAGCAGCTtagaaaaatgaaacatttatgaCTATTATATGAGATGGGATGAAAGGATTATTGTCCTCGTAATAAATCAATCCCgtcatttgtaaataataataataataataaatctccCGTCTGTCTGGGCTACCTGTCTGGCCTGATAATACTCCCGGAGCAGCTGGTCCCGCTGGATGATGGCCTCGGTCCTCTCTTTGCGGGCCACGTCGCGCTCCTCGCGCACCGTCTTGATGTCCTTGCAGGCCTGGCTCAGCTCCTTCTGGGCCTCGGCCTTGTCCTTCACCTCGTGGCAGTACTTCTCCAGCAGCTCGTTCTTCTCGCAGATGGCCCGGTCTCTGTCCATGAGGGATGAGGCCAGTTCCTGGCACGGCACAAGAAGTGGACTTTTATTTTGGTAGGCACATGAATGCAGACATTACATCCTTTTGAAAGATGGAATCTAcattattcatcattttttttcccccatcaagGTTCACCACATTTTCTAAGCAGccatcaaaatgaaaaaaaacgagaaaCGAATGGTTGCAGACAGCCACAACGTATCCCGCCTGGCATCCAAAAATTGTTGGATAAAAGTTACATTATTAAAGTCATTACTCCAAACATGTATAATCCATGAGAATTagcatgcaaaaacaaaaagaaacagaaaatgcatgattgtagacaaccacaatgtatcccacaaGGCTGAATGGTACAAAGTAGGGTGcgcatttaaaaaacatatattaatacgtatacagtacatatactgcaATACAACACTGAGATGGGTggcgcggtggtcgagtggttagcgcggagacctcacagctagaagacctcgggttcaattccaccctcggccatctctgtgtggagtttgcatgttctcctcgtgcatgcgtggtattccggtttccatcccacattccaaaaacatgctaggttaattgtccataggtatgaatgtgagtgtgaatggttgtttgactatatcagccctgtgattggctggcgaccagtccggggtgtaccccgcctctcgccccaagacagctgggataggctccagcaacccccgcgaccctcgtgaggaaaaagcggtcgaaaaaatgaatgaatgagacctccgccaaggctaaACAATGCTAATTTGGATTAGCATTTCCTATGACTCCATTATTCACTATTCTTCTGTCACTCC includes the following:
- the LOC131109865 gene encoding disks large homolog 5-like isoform X4 yields the protein MEPQHRELLEKCHQNLAESVTDAEQLVEVLSHGGTLSPAERLELAAGSTYSVLSTMPSDSESSSSLSSAGTPTPASSPPLTHMDSNRAHDKMDTVLFQLRHVTQERDELRKRLALSSPGSTFDDCRPNSKAGHDYERLKLQCMTAMADLQSLQNQHSTTLKRCEEAVKKADFYHTLHSRLAGEHGQLKEELEALRLDNVQLVREHNHAKQACEELRRLRDDDRREVADMRMLHQQVMKEGSTDALNKLYDSAVDKLEAVRSDYDGLRKLYNEKTASHNADLSRLDHLEEENHHLQKQLDMLMKQRDAAIHYQQQYSSSIRRFDNTQQELSKAAAQNLELQREMERLQSEATRFKTQQLKAAKECDKYKEERDSVINEYRLIMSERDQVIKEVERLQTGLEVAEAKLKNTSSERRVANEELEALRQELASSLMDRDRAICEKNELLEKYCHEVKDKAEAQKELSQACKDIKTVREERDVARKERTEAIIQRDQLLREYYQARQKQDSATLDMERANKEIEMLRKQYEAISQELKEALQEAEVAKCRRDWAFQERDKIVAERESVRTLCDNLRRERDRAVSDLADVLRNLDDTRKQKNDAARELKELKEKMEDQLEKEARFRHLMAHSSHDSAIDMDSVEWETEVVEFEKRRDMDLKALGFDIAEGLNDPYLPGDCGVFVSKVDKGSVAEGRLRVNDWLLKINNVDLANKDRKQAIKAVLSGEGVINMVVRRRKSMGGRVITPVQINLAGHKECGIGVESGVFVASLAPGSPAVRDNALTVGDRLIAINGISLDNKSLPECEALLRTCRESLCVSLAKFLPQSCSGQSLFESARDSAPRLQPCDVHARNCHNSKHACSKHNCSTQTDGCTCEEACRHPSNPDDDDGGGCVRQHKPFSEDSLHSRSPSEPLAELCYRRQNSHHCPFSFTPVLPGCAPPSGKAGGGTWPKVIAGASMPECAQLSIYKRTKQRKSIFDTNTFRRPDGPPKLDYMSLSQLSKHSPQGSLVESTQAPPTPPARSDSFRFKHSQQNSSVSESTLRESPTRGSSPVMEGEAGQTLYYVAPPQREGKMQMEEDRPQHREPEKRRYRPKSAPARGRNVTPLHIPVPMQVQSFSNDEHSPEPMDLLRFSPMRNNRYSMHFAPPSYNSVVAHAAQRGLTPCSAKTAVIRNPVYTTWSHETSNCPPSPTSNKHMYSHASPQHQGRHSVDLNYKLTGDAGESNSSQAPHNTHSLPSRLGSLSALQFKAERIKITPICYPGSTGSDLGSRCLSECSSPTTPPKSPATLDTSSFASSQSTNSISTQLRISVSPAPVGDGRKDGPYLEEPRNVTVQKGAEPLGISIVSGENGGVFVSKVTAGSIAYQAHLEYGDQLLEFNGINLRNANEQQARLVIGQQCDTVTILAQYNPHMFQLGNHSLSSSRMESISKQPTPQDSGANTPDDRSVGDALGGTVTSSSKQTTPATSPHTSFRLPSSGLRRSAEPRLVKLKRIQTELGVHICGGNLYGIFVENLDEDSPAKTPDGLRPGDLILEYNGVSMKNKTKEEAYIELIKPAETATFKVKNCADELAAAKEIPGDGFFIRTLYERVADAEQELSFKKDDILYVEDTLPNGNFDYWIAWQLDEKAQKLEKGQIPGKYMMDQEFYRRHGMADMKDDGGGGKTMSAAARKSFFRRRLKHKRNGSKDGKDLMLGDAVMSDYLPITEGEVSHRPKKKNPNTIRVVACSDGTSLLYQRVQKVECLAPRPVLILGPLAEASKDMLVNEAPDRFCRCLPEIMKASQQAIERGVKDCVFIDYKRRSGHFDVTTVASIKEITEQDSHCLLDIAPHAIERLHSVHIYPIVIFIRYKNAKQIKEQKDPQYLRDKLSQKLSKEQFESAQKTEQDYSRFFTGVVQGGSVSFICTQIAAIVEQEQNKVVWIPDGAP